The Rhizophagus irregularis chromosome 12, complete sequence sequence TCTAGTGGTAGTGTTGCTCtgaaattttttggaattaaaAAGGGTAAAAAACGAACCACATCAGGTAATTAATAATGTCCCCGATTTGCTCCGAAAATTAATATAGGTTTAAGCTTTTGTTTAAAATGtgtttgattattatattaatcacTTTCTGACTcctatttatacaaattagttttattaaacaatCTAATCTTGGCTATTAGAGATCATAAAACTTCAGATGCATTAGCAATCCTTTCCCAAATATCCAGTACTAcactgaaaaagaaaaaaaatggagagGTGAATAAAGCATTTTTATTGGCTATGGCACATCGTTTAGAAGATATAACATTATCCATGTATGAACGTGGTTTTCCGAGTGATGTAAATTCACCAATATTCTCTAAACCAAAGAATGCTGATCGTGGTGGCATTTCAGGATTAAAATTTCcaagttatttcattttggCTGTAGCACTTGGATTGCATGATCTTGTCAAAGCAATGATAAAGGTAACTTTCAATATGTATATACGTATATATAcgtgtatatattatattatatacatacatgtttattaattatttattatttcgatAACGTTACTACTAAATTTATAGCGAGCCAATATGAATCAAGCATGGTTTGGGTTAACACCTTTAATTATTGCTACAGCTCAGGCATCCCGTGCACCTGCAATAGATCGTCGTTCAACAACATCcaatatcataattattataaaattatttttggatCATGGTGCAGACCCATCACAAGGGTTACCATTAGAACAGTTTAATACACTGAGACGACTaaagtcaaaaaaatatatgagaaaattGGAGGTTTTGAATTTACTTGATTCGGCAAATGTACCAAGTAAATCACATAAAACCTTTTCAGTACCTCACCAACTTGGTAGCAATGATATAAGTGCAAAGAAGGCTAAAGAAGATATGGAAAAATTCGCCAAGGGGAAATGGGTGCTTCCAATAGACATCGCTGCTATATCGGGAGACATTGAACTAGTTAAGATTCTTCTTTCAAAGttagttattaaatatttatcaattagaattgttattataatctatatattttttaatataatacttgTACTTTACTTTTTAGGATGGAAGGATCGAATATCGCAAGCAGTTCTTTTTGTCTTTCTATACAGAATGATGATGTAATGCTTACCCTTGAGCTTGTTCATGCAGGTGCAAATGTTAACCAAAAGAATTTTAGGTTCGTTACTTATATTTtctcttaaaataaataaataaatatatatatatttttttaataatttttcatgcgttaatatttctaaaatttagaGGAAGTACAGCTTTACATCGTGCTGCACGTTCAGGTCATATAGAGATGGTTGTGGTATTATTACAATTGGGTGCAAATGTCAATATTAAAGACGATAACGATtggtatataatatttgctttGTAAATGTGATTAATAATGAGGTGtgatattcaatttttaattttatttttaggacCCCACTTCATGAAGCAATAAGTCAAAAACATTTGGACGTTTGTCCAATTTTAGTGGCCGCTGGTGCAGACTTAActattaataacaatttagATAAAACACCGAAAGAGTTAGGAATTGAATGTGGTTTAACTCCAGAACAAGTTGATCAATGCTTAAGTatgctttattatatttttctacaagttattttggtttatattaattaacttaattCGTTTCGATTCAGATGCAACCAATAATACACAtagtatatataatgataaaaataaaataatagtgaATCAAAAGCGGGattcttcaatttcaaatGGTGCACCACCTTCTCCAAGAAAGCGATTCGGAACATTTCCGAAAAAGTCGCAAAATCTTACATCTATTTTAATGGGTAGTAGTAGCACAGAAAGCATCAAGGTACGTTCGAATAAAAATTAGCAACCCCACCAAAATTgtgcaaattatttacaaattggTTGAAAGGCGGttgaaaattaaatcattacttttataataatttggactttagattttgatatttaattgagggaaatttgtaattttattgcaCTATTATATTACCATAATTCAACCCTTGtagattatcatttatttgtattctattaaattacctatttaatttacattttatagcattctcaaaaaaaagaagcaaTACAAAAGCTTTtcgataattaatttttatattctttgtatatatttacacTTATTAAGGTATAGTCATATAGTTTTATATGCATAAATACATCTATCAGAAATAGCATAATTTCCTGTATTAGCAAGTCTTAACaggttaattttattttcaaaacatTTTTGTTGATTCTTAAGTGATCATGATTAGATCCTTCACTTGCATTTTCATACCAAAATCTATCTGAATCTCTGATTAACAACCATAATTACTCAGAcctcattatttattatgaaacgTATCGtgctaaaaaattaaaaaaaaatttgtcaaaaaaaaaaatagtatgtaaaaaaaataaatgtctCAATAATAAATTGCATTACTAACCTTGATATTCAGCTAGAATTTTAGCAGAAGATTTGGcatcataaaataaatcatcCACCTCTTTAAGATCCTCTAATGTGATATTTTCTCGTCCATTTGTGCGTGCAAGTATACTTGCAGGAGTAAGCAATTGAATAAcatatctataaatataaaatggtaAGTATCAATGTTATACAAAAAAGTTCCCGTTGCTATACTATACCTTAAAGATGTTTTGACACCAGATTCAGCCGTATAATTCAAAGCATCCTCAGATATTTCTAACCCTTCTGTTCTTGCACGAATTTGTACAATTGCTCTGATATCATCCAGAGTATAAGGTAATGTTCGAATAATCAGAATGCGATCAAGCAAATCAATTGGGATACCGTGTGGAGCAATGATATCTTCTGTACCTcttttgaaaatattcaagattaataaaattaattgttttaatagtacatattttatttcagtTTATTAATTACCTAACTTGACACATTCCACGATTTGTGGCAAAAATAACTATAGGTGAAATAGCAGATTCTAACGccttatttaaataagtaaagCACTCAATGTCCAATAAATGTACCTACAAGgtgatttaatatatttcttagaAACAAGAATTAATGAAGATTCTTACTAACAATatcaaatttgaaaatctaacctcatctataaataaaacacCAGGAACTAATTCAGCAATTCCttgatcaatatatttattaaccactttattgatttcttttctcaatttatctgttatttcaGTCTTTTTCGGTTTCAATAATTGACCCATCATCGACATAATATCTTGCCCAccctaaaataaagaaattaattctaaatcctaatttaatttaaagtcATAAAATTCACTTTACCTGAGGCCGTGCATTCGCAATATCTAAATCATTTAGTGTGACATCTTGaacaatttctttctttttgtgAACTTCGCCTTTTGGAAGTGGAACATATTCATCGGCTTCTAAATCAAATTCAGTAGCATAAGCGTCGGATCGGCCGACAcgctaataataaaaatgacggaaatgattttatagtcaaacaaaaatcacaaaatttgcAGATatcctattataaaaaaatagatgcaTACTTTTACAGCACCAGTATTGGCTTCAATATAAATAACGTCGCCCACAGtgactttttctttttgtatacTTTCATAAATACTTGGATCTAGTTTCAACGTTTTTATTCCTTTAACTGTTTTTAGTCCGATGGTCACATGTGACAAAGTTTTTCCATAACCACCCAATGGATTTTCTGTTTCTTCCGGTGTGAGTTCCAACACTTCTCCCTCATATACTTCTTTGGTTTCTTTGATTCTCAATCCtaatagataaattataattagaactTAATtgggatattttttaattatgtgaAGTACAAAATTCCGCTGAAATTACCTATAGCTCTTCGaaaattttccattaaaaCTTCAGTTTTTTTAACTTCTGAAGAGTACACTTCACTGCCAACCATTGGGCAAAATGGAACTTTAGGTCCGAGTTCTTGAGCTATAGCAAGAGCTATCGCAGTTTTACCGGTACCTGGTGCACCTGCCAAAAGCAAAGCGCGACCAGccatttttttgctttttatcAAATCCACAACGATACCGCCTGCCTaagattgattattatttaaaatgtacAAAGATAATCGGAATATTACGTTAAAAATAGTACCTCTCTTGCAGAACTTTGACCAACAAAACCGTCAGCCTGCTGGTATGCCCTTCCTTCGTCATTTAAACCAAGTCCTTTAATGTGTGTATGAGGTGCAATGCGCTGGTCACGACTTGTACTTTTTACTTCTGAAATTCTCATTATGTTGAATGCTAAAGAGCCGAAAAATTTAAACGTGATTTCGTGTGGTTAAATCAGATAAATGAGATAATCCTTgattatccaataaaattagCTGTAATCGCGGGTTACTTTTTATGGAAATCgaccttaaaaaaaattaataaaattaatgaaatttgatATCGATAtcgtttatttgtttatttattctttatgtAAACAATCTTTTAagttatttttcaaaaaattataaatctcaTTATTGTAAACTTCTTTATTGTTGTATTTGTGAAAACGAATTTACATTCAAAACAAAAGCTAGGGCTGCTAagcatcataattatttatcctaataaattttctttgataattcTTTGCCAATATCTTTGTTGCCATCAATTTTTCTGCTTGGTCGGGTAGAGCatcattcaaatttattttcaagcACGCTAACGATAGGAAGTGTGCTACGCCATGTTTCTGTGAGTATGGACTCATTAGCTCTGCAACATACGCACATTTTCTACAAGGTTCTTTGATTAAGGTCCACTGATTCTGGAAGGGAATCGGCTACGTACCTTCCTTATAATCTTCTTTTTTGTGTTACAGAAATCCAAAATAAGTTATCAACAGATGTTGAAAGATATTCAAAACAATAAATGCATCTCGATCCCATTTTCTTAAAACATTCCTTGCGATTTGCTTGTTTACAGATGTTACAGATTATCATTCATCTCACCCACCGAGCCAGAACCCAgttttacaattataaaacCTGTTGGCAATGCTCCGATAggaaatttttagtaaatggAGGAAAATAGTAAAATACTTTATTGATTATTGTGCCTTCAATTTTTCTCTCTGCTTGCCCTTATTACTCCAAATTTTCTCTTTAAGAGACATATTTTTGACTGTTTTCCAGTTTTGGATATGAACGATTAGATGTAAATGATTGTGCAATTTCGATGATAATCAATGAGAATTGCATCGTGTCTCAACCGTTCTCCAGTTGTTACTTTTCCAGATGTACGTCTTCATGGAAACTTTCAACTGGATATTCATTCAAGATTCACAATTGAAATCTAAGAGTATTGATGATAGGGTGTTGAATGGAAACCCAGTATTGAATATCGGAAATCAAGgcataatcataatttttcatCCAAATTTCTCATTACTGTCCATAGGCAAAATACTGTTTCAATGTATTGATCAAAATTATTTCCGTGAAacaatactgtatatacttCTAGTGTAGTAGAAACTAGATTGTCCAACAACTCTATAAATGTGCGATATTCAATATCTTTTTGATTGTCCAAATTGTGCGAAAATATAAGGTTTTATGATATCCCACCCTGCATGCTCCAGATAAAGTAGGAGGTTAATATGTCAAGGCTATTCGAATTTTTGTACGATTGCTCTTCGAATATATAATTGATCCGGAAAATCAGCAGGAACgggtataatatataattctttaaatataatttttcttcggacaatctttttaatatagataaataacgtaattaatacttataataattactggaaataaaattacatttacccaaatagtataatcaatacttttaaatgatcattcatattttataaaccctattggtataaaataattaatttagttatattaaatCCTCGAACATGTTTTCTGATAGCCtgcattataaaaatataataacaagTTTCTACTAGATCGGATTCATTTGATGCTATAATGAAAGCCAGGTGAATTTTGC is a genomic window containing:
- a CDS encoding RuvB-like protein 1 yields the protein MRISEVKSTSRDQRIAPHTHIKGLGLNDEGRAYQQADGFVGQSSAREAGGIVVDLIKSKKMAGRALLLAGAPGTGKTAIALAIAQELGPKVPFCPMVGSEVYSSEVKKTEVLMENFRRAIGLRIKETKEVYEGEVLELTPEETENPLGGYGKTLSHVTIGLKTVKGIKTLKLDPSIYESIQKEKVTVGDVIYIEANTGAVKRVGRSDAYATEFDLEADEYVPLPKGEVHKKKEIVQDVTLNDLDIANARPQGGQDIMSMMGQLLKPKKTEITDKLRKEINKVVNKYIDQGIAELVPGVLFIDEVHLLDIECFTYLNKALESAISPIVIFATNRGMCQVRGTEDIIAPHGIPIDLLDRILIIRTLPYTLDDIRAIVQIRARTEGLEISEDALNYTAESGVKTSLRYVIQLLTPASILARTNGRENITLEDLKEVDDLFYDAKSSAKILAEYQARYVS
- a CDS encoding RuvB-like protein 1 variant 2, with the translated sequence MAGRALLLAGAPGTGKTAIALAIAQELGPKVPFCPMVGSEVYSSEVKKTEVLMENFRRAIGLRIKETKEVYEGEVLELTPEETENPLGGYGKTLSHVTIGLKTVKGIKTLKLDPSIYESIQKEKVTVGDVIYIEANTGAVKRVGRSDAYATEFDLEADEYVPLPKGEVHKKKEIVQDVTLNDLDIANARPQGGQDIMSMMGQLLKPKKTEITDKLRKEINKVVNKYIDQGIAELVPGVLFIDEVHLLDIECFTYLNKALESAISPIVIFATNRGMCQVRGTEDIIAPHGIPIDLLDRILIIRTLPYTLDDIRAIVQIRARTEGLEISEDALNYTAESGVKTSLRYVIQLLTPASILARTNGRENITLEDLKEVDDLFYDAKSSAKILAEYQARYVS